CCGCTCGACACGCCCGTCAAGCTGAAGGTCAGGGCCAAGGCCAAGACCGCCGGGGTGCACAGCGCCGTCCTCCAGGTCGACGACAAGAAGACCTCCGGCGTCGACCACCAGATCATGACCACGGTCGTCATCGCCCACGAGCTGCAGCAGCCCGGATACGCCTACAAGGCGTCCGGCTCGGTGCAGCGCAACGGCACGACGTCGTACTTCGTCAACGTGCCGGAGGGCGCGAAGACCCTTGAGGTCGCCCTCAGCGCGCTGCGCTCGGGCAGCCAGACCCGGTTCATCGCCCTGCACCCGTACGGGACGCCGGTCGACCCGACCTCCACGGTCAACTGCTACCCGAACTACGAGAACCCGGCCAACACCTGCCGCCCGGACGTGCGCTCCTACAAGGACCCGCAGCCCGGCGTGTGGGAGATCGAGGTCGAGTCGCGCCGTACGTCGCCGGTGCTGGACAACCCGTACAAGCTGGATGTCTCGCTGCTCGGCGCGACCTTCGACCCGGCGGTGCGCACCATCGCCGAGGCGAAGATCGGTGCTCCGGCCGCGGTGGACTGGAAGGTCACCAACACCGCCGCCGCCCTCCAGGGCAGGCTCCAGGGCGGTTCGCTGGGCTCGGCCAAGGTGGACAAGCCGTCGATCTCCACGGGTCAGACCCGTGAGACCACGGTGACCATCGGTGCGGGTGTCGAGAAGCTCGACTTCGCCATCGGCGGTACGTCGGACGCCAACGCCGACCTCGACCTGTACGTCTTCCGGGGCGCCACGCAGGTCGGCAGCGGCACCACCGCCGGTTCCGAGGAGGCGGTCAGCCTGCTGAAGCCCGCGGCGGGCACGTACACGGTCGTCGTCGACGGTTACTCGGTCCCGGCCGGGTCGACCACGTACGACTACCGCGACGTGTACTACGCGGCGTCGCTCGGCACGATCAAGGTCGACTCCACCAAGGTGGTGAACCTGGCCAACGGCGCGTCCGCCCAGGTCGGCGCCGAGGTCGTGGTCGCCGGGGCGGCTCCCGAAGGCCGTCAGTTCTTCGGTGAGGTCCAGCTGGTCAACGCGCGCGGCACCGCCGCGGGCACCGGCAGCGTCGTGATCGAGAAGGTCACGCAGTAACGACCCCCGCGATACGAGGGCGGGGCGGGTGCTCGTGAGAGCACCCGCCCCGCCGTTCGTGTTCCTGGTCACAGGCCGACGACGCCGCCGCAGATGTTTCCCCACACGGGCAAGGACGTTGCAGAATCTGCGGTCCTCGCGGAAGGAGTCCGCAGGTCGGACAATGGATTGGACAAGGCGGGCCAGGACATACGCATCATGGAGCGGCATACGGACCGCACAGTCGCACAGGTGCACAGAACAGAGGAGTCCTCGTGAAGGTCGGAATCGTCGGCGCCACCGGTCAGGTCGGCACAGTCATGCTCAGGATCCTGGCCGAGCGCTCCTTCCCGGTCGACGAGCTGCGGCTGTTCGCCTCCGCCCGGTCCGCGGGCTCCACGATCGACTTCCAGGGCTCCCCCGTCACCGTCGAGGACGCCTCCACGGCCGACTACACCGGCCTCGACATCGTGCTGTTCTCCGCCGGCGGCGCGACCTCGAAGGCGCTGGCCGAGAAGGTCGCCGCCCAGGGCGCCGTGGTGATCGACAACTCCTCCGCCTGGCGCAAGGACCCCGAGGTCCCCCTCGTCGTCTCCGAGGTCAACCCGCACGCGGCGAAGGTCCGCCCCAAGGGGATCATCGCCAACCCGAACTGCACCACGATGGCCGCGATGCCGGTGCTGCGCCCGCTGCACGCCGAGGCCGGCCTCGAAGCGCTGACCGTCGCCACTTACCAGGCCGTCTCCGGCTCCGGGCTCGCCGGAGTCTCCGAGCTCCACGGCCAGGCATCCAAGGTCGTCGCCGACGCCGAGAAGCTGGTCCACGACGGCGAGGCCGTGGACTTCCCCGAACCCGGCGTCTACAAGCGTCCGATCGCCTTCAACGTGCTGCCGCTGGCCGGCTCGATCGTCGACGACGGCTCGTTCGAGACGGACGAGGAGCAGAAGCTCCGCAACGAGTCCCGCAAGATCCTGGAGATTCCGGAGCTGAAGGTCTCCGGCACCTGCGTCCGGGTCCCGGTCTTCTCCGGCCACTCGCTCCAGATCAACGCCCGCTTCGCCCGGCCGATCGGCGTCGAGCGCGCCGTGGAGCTGCTCAAGGACGCCGAGGGCGTCGAGCTGTCCGAGATCCCGACCCCGCTCCAGGCGGCGGGCAAGGACGCCAGTTACGTCGGCCGCATCCGGGTGGACGAGACGGTGGACAACGGCCTCGCGCTGTTCGTCTCCAACGACAACCTCCGCAAGGGCGCGGCGCTGAACGCCGTGCAGATCGCGGAGCTGGTGGCGGCCGAGCTGAAGGGCTGACCGCGGCGTCACACGTACCGCCGACGGGGCGGCCACCGGAGTGCGCCGGTGGCCGCCCCGTCGTGTGCGGAGGGTTCAGAGCGAGATGCCGGCAAAGGGCCGCGTCGATCTCGGCCACGCGCCGACGGGGGACCTGGCCGATCTGCCGCGAGAACCGCTCCTGAGCCATCGCTCGCACCTGCTCGCACTGGGCCTCGGAGTCCTTGGCCAAGCCGGAATCGCCCGCTTGAAGGAGCACCTGGAAGGGGCAGGGGCGAGAGATGGGTCCGAGGCGCGCAGCAGCTCGACAGCAGGTGCTGCCCATCGTCGAGCAGGGCCGGACATGGAAGGATGATCCGAAACGTCACCATCAAAGGAGATGACCGCGTGCCTGGCACGAATCTGACCCGCGAAGAGGCACAGGAGCGGGCGCGCCTGCTGACCGTGGACGCGTACGAGATCGATCTCGACCTCTCCGGAGCGCAGGAGGGCGGCACCTACCGGTCCGTGACCACCGTGCGCTTCGACTGCGCGGAGGCGGGTGCGGAGTCCTTCATCGACCTGGTCGCCCCGGCCGTCCACGACGTGGTGCTGAACGGCAAGGCCCTGGACGTGGCCGCCGTCTTCCGTGACTCACGGATCGCGCTGGTGGAGCTGCGCGAGGGCGCCAACGAACTGAAGGTCGTCGCCGACTGCTCGTACACCAACACCGGCGAGGGCCTGCACCGGTTCGTCGACCCGGTCGACGAGCAGGCCTACCTGTACACGCAGTTCGAGGTCCCGGATGCCCGCCGCGTCTTCGCCTCGTTCGAGCAGCCGGACCTGAAGGCGACCTTCCAGTTCACCGTGAAGGCTCCTTCCGGCTGGACCGTCATCTCGAACTCGCCGACGCCGGAGCCCAAGGACGACGTCTGGACGTTCGAGCCGACGCCGCGTATCTCCACGTACATCACGGCCCTGATCGTCGGCCCGTACCACTCGGTGCACAGCACGTACGAGAAGGACGGCCAGACCGTCCCGCTCGGCATCTACTGCCGCCCCTCGCTCGCGGAGTACCTGGACGCGGACGACATCTTCGCCGTGACCCGGCAGGGCTTCGAGTGGTTCCAGGAGAAGTTCGACTACGCGTACCCGTTCGCCAAGTACGACCAGCTCTTCGTCCCGGAGTTCAACGCGGGCGCGATGGAGAACGCGGGCGCGGTCACCATCCGCGACCAGTACGTCTTCCGCTCCAAGGTGACGGACGCGGCGTACGAGGTGCGGGCCGAGACCATCCTGCACGAGCTGGCCCACATGTGGTTCGGCGACCTCGTGACGATGGAGTGGTGGAACGACCTCTGGCTGAACGAGTCGTTCGCCACCTACACCTCGATCGCCTGCCAGGCGGACGCGGCGGGCTCGAAGTGGCCGCACTCCTGGACCACGTTCGCCAACTCCATGAAGACCTGGGCGTACCGGCAGGACCAGCTGCCGTCCACGCACCCGATCATGGCGGACATCAGCGACCTGGACGACGTCCTCGTCAACTTCGACGGGATCACGTACGCCAAGGGCGCCTCGGTGCTCAAGCAGCTCGTGGCGTACGTCGGCAAGGACGCCTTCTTCCAGGGCGTGCAGGCGTACTTCAAGGCGCACGCCTTCGGCAACACCCGCCTGTCCGACCTGCTGGGCGCGCTGGAGAAGACCTCCGGCCGCGACCTGAAGACCTGGTCGAAGGCGTGGCTGGAGACGGCGGGGATCAACATCCTGCGCCCGGAGATCGAGACCGACGAGAACGGCCACGTCACCTCCTTCACGGTGCTCCAGGAGG
This sequence is a window from Streptomyces parvus. Protein-coding genes within it:
- a CDS encoding aspartate-semialdehyde dehydrogenase, whose translation is MKVGIVGATGQVGTVMLRILAERSFPVDELRLFASARSAGSTIDFQGSPVTVEDASTADYTGLDIVLFSAGGATSKALAEKVAAQGAVVIDNSSAWRKDPEVPLVVSEVNPHAAKVRPKGIIANPNCTTMAAMPVLRPLHAEAGLEALTVATYQAVSGSGLAGVSELHGQASKVVADAEKLVHDGEAVDFPEPGVYKRPIAFNVLPLAGSIVDDGSFETDEEQKLRNESRKILEIPELKVSGTCVRVPVFSGHSLQINARFARPIGVERAVELLKDAEGVELSEIPTPLQAAGKDASYVGRIRVDETVDNGLALFVSNDNLRKGAALNAVQIAELVAAELKG
- the pepN gene encoding aminopeptidase N — protein: MPGTNLTREEAQERARLLTVDAYEIDLDLSGAQEGGTYRSVTTVRFDCAEAGAESFIDLVAPAVHDVVLNGKALDVAAVFRDSRIALVELREGANELKVVADCSYTNTGEGLHRFVDPVDEQAYLYTQFEVPDARRVFASFEQPDLKATFQFTVKAPSGWTVISNSPTPEPKDDVWTFEPTPRISTYITALIVGPYHSVHSTYEKDGQTVPLGIYCRPSLAEYLDADDIFAVTRQGFEWFQEKFDYAYPFAKYDQLFVPEFNAGAMENAGAVTIRDQYVFRSKVTDAAYEVRAETILHELAHMWFGDLVTMEWWNDLWLNESFATYTSIACQADAAGSKWPHSWTTFANSMKTWAYRQDQLPSTHPIMADISDLDDVLVNFDGITYAKGASVLKQLVAYVGKDAFFQGVQAYFKAHAFGNTRLSDLLGALEKTSGRDLKTWSKAWLETAGINILRPEIETDENGHVTSFTVLQEAPALPAGAKGEPTLRPHRIAIGAYDLDAGGKLVRTDRIELDVDGERTDVPALVGKARPAVVLLNDDDLSYAKVRLDAESLRVVTEHLGDFAESLPRALSWASAWDMTRDGELATRDYLSLVLSGIGKESDIGVVQSLHRQVKLALDLYAAPETREGALNQWTDATLAHLRASEPGSDHQLAWARAFAATARNPQQLDLLQSLLDGTESIEGLAVDTELRWAFVQRLAAAGLLDEEEIAAEYERDRTAAGERHAASARAAQPSEEAKARAWAAVVDSGELPNSLQEAVISGFVQPDQRELLAPYTEKYFASVKGVSDTRSHEMAQQIIVGLYPALQVSQETLDATDAWLASAEPSAALRRLMSESRSGVERALKAQAADAAAATA